A genomic region of Ictidomys tridecemlineatus isolate mIctTri1 chromosome 10, mIctTri1.hap1, whole genome shotgun sequence contains the following coding sequences:
- the Btg2 gene encoding protein BTG2 → MSHGKSTDMLPEIAAAVGFLSSLLRTRGCVSEQRLKVFSGALQEALTEHYKHHWFPEKPSKGSGYRCIRINHKMDPIISKVASQIGLSQPQLHSLLPSELTLWVDPYEVSYRIGEDGSICVLYEEPSVAASYGLLTCKNQMMLGRSSPSKNYVMAVSS, encoded by the exons ATGAGCCACGGGAAGAGCACCGACATGCTCCCGGAGATCGCCGCCGCCGTGGGCTTCCTCTCCAGCCTCTTGAGGACCCGGGGCTGCGTGAGCGAGCAGAGACTTAAGGTTTTCAGTGGGGCGCTCCAGGAGGCACTCACAG AGCACTACAAACACCACTGGTTTCCAGAAAAGCCATCCAAAGGCTCTGGCTACCGCTGCATTCGCATCAACCACAAGATGGACCCCATCATCAGCAAGGTGGCCAGTCAGATTGGACTCAGCCAGCCCCAGTTGCATAGCCTGCTGCCCAGCGAGCTGACCTTGTGGGTGGACCCTTACGAGGTGTCCTATCGCATAGGGGAGGATGGCTCCATCTGTGTCCTGTATGAGGAGCCTTCGGTGGCTGCCTCCTACGGCCTTCTCACCTGCAAAAACCAAATGATGCTGGGCAGGAGCAGCCCTTCCAAGAACTACGTGATGGCGGTCTCCAGCTAG